ATTTTGGTCTTCAGATGGCAGGCGCGGCCTTCATGGTAGTTCCGATTCTTATTGTCTTTGCCTTTTTTCAGAAATACATCATTCAAGGATTTACGATGTCTGGATTAAAGTAATAATTGATGGAAGTTACGAGTGTAATGACAAACAAATTATCATCCCTGATACAGATGATGAATCCTTTAATACCGGCCGCCCTGTTCATGCACCAGATGCTCAGGAGCGTTATGTTTCTAAATACCTTGATATACTTAATGAACCTCTTATTCCATTTAGGTTTGGGTTGAGCTATACAACTTTTCAATATTGTATTGCAGCGATTTCCTCAGAGTTAATAACAAAAAAGGATCATGTAGAGATTTCTGTTGAGGATAAAAAAACTGGAGAAAAAGGTGGAGAAGAAACGGTTCAATTATTTATTCGGGACATTTCAGGTGAAGTAGTCCAGCCGGTAAAAGAACTCAAAGGGTTTAGAAAAACAAATCTGGCTCCTGGTGAAAAGAACAAGGTGAGCTTTACAATTACAGAATCCCAGTTACGTTATTATAACGAGGATCTAATTTATGACCAAACAGTTATAGAAGGGACAGAGCTTAATTTTGAGCTTGTTTAATAAGATAAAGATAGAGAGCTGGAATACTTGGGAAATGGCCCATTACTTCAACTTATTTTCAAAGGCTGTGTTAAAGATTATTGTAGATTTATTAAGAACGGTTTTTTCGGAAGAATTGTTGCTTTTATACAAAAAATGACCAAGACCCTTGTGGCAGGAGGGACAATGCAAGACCCCCCAGGGCACTGGAGGCCACTGAAAAAGTCAAATTACGATAATACCGTCAACACTTTGCAGCTAAAAGTGAGGTTTGACTTTTTCAGTGCCTTCTGCATAGCACTGAGGAGTCACGAACCGCCTGCGGAAAAGGAGCGGAATGAGTGTAAATCAACAACTGAGTTTAACAGAGCCTTTAATAAAAGGTACTAACTAAAATTAAAACATTTGAAAATACCTCTCCTCCTCTGTATACTCTTTATTGAAACGTTTCAATATTCTGAAATATAAACAAGGAACTTTTTATTGAAGAATGGCACTGGAAGGGAGCACCTGATGAATAAGGTTCGTTTAGGGGTTATCGGGATTGGGATGATGGGGACAGTCTATGCAAAAATGCTTTTAAACAAAGAAATAAAAGGAGCAGAACTGACTGCTGTTACCGATCAAAAAGAAGAAAAGCGTCAGTGGGCAAAGGACGCCTTTGGTGAAGATATTGATGTATTCGACAGCCCGGAATCGCTGATGAAAAGCAGGAAAGTTGATGGGGTAATTATAGCCACACCTCATTTTGAACATGCCGAACTGGCTGTAAAAGCCTTTAAAATGGACCTGCATGTTCTTTGTGAAAAACCAGCAGGCGTCTATACTAAACAAGTGAGAGAGATGAATGAGGCAGCTGCAAAGACCAAAGCTGTGTTTTCAATCATGTATAACCAGCGGACAAATCCTGTTTACAGGAAAGTAAGAGAATTAGTGTCAGCAGGAGAGCTTGGAGAGATTAAGCGGACAATTTGGATCATTGACTGGTACCGCTCGCAAAGCTATCACGATATGGGTTCATGGAGAGGGACGTGGGCCGGAGAAGGGGGAGGGGTACTGCTCAATCAGGATCCTCATCAGCTGGATTTATGGCAGTGGATAACTTCATTGACGCCTGTGAGGATAAGGGCTTTTTGCGGTTTTGGTAAGCACTATAATATTGAGGTCGAGGATGAGGTAACGGCTTATACTGAGTTTAATAACGGTGCAACAGGACTTTTTGTGACCTCCACCGGAATAGCACCGGAGACCAACCGGCTCGAAATTTATGCTGACAAAGGGAAACTGGTAGTAGAAAACAACCAGATTACGTTCTATCGAAACAGAATTCCGGAAAGACAGTTTAACAGAGAGTGGCGGGGCGGCTTTGGTACCCCGGAAAACTGGAAATGTGACATACCTGTCCACGGAAATGAAAGCGGTCACAAAGGGATTATCGAAAACTGGGTAGAGGCCATTCTGTTTGGCATAGCGCTTATAGCACCGGGGGTAGAAGGCATAAACGGATTAATGCTCTCAAATGCTATGCATTTATCTGAATGGACAGACGATTGGGTCACACTTCCAGTCGATGAAGAACTGTACTTAAAAAACCTCCGGGAAAGAATGGAAACGTCTGTTTACAAAAAGAATTGATGTTAAACAACAGTGGGAGTCCTGTATTTGTCTTTAAAACTGACTACATGTAAAAAGGAGAATATGATGAAACAAAATCTGGCTGCACAATTGTTTACGGTGAGAGACCTGCTGAGAGAAGACTATCCCGGAGTGTTACGGGAACTAAAAGATATGGGGTGGCCCGGTGTACAAATTAGCGGGCTCTTTGACTATTCTAAAGAAGAGATTGCTGCAGTCCTGAATGAAACAGGATTAAAAACTGCAGGTCTCCACGCAGGAATTGACCGGCTCAGAAACGATTTACAATCTGTTGTAGAAGAAGCAGATACCTTTCAGACAAAGGATATTATCTGTCCATATGTTCCTGAAGATTTACGACATGAAGAGGGTTACAGGAAATTAAAAGAAGATTTGAATGCAATCGCAGGTAAACTGGAAAAAGACGGATATCGTATCAGTTACCATAACCATGACTTTGAAGCACAGACACAGGTTAACGGGAAGAATGCACTTGATTTTCTGCTTGATCCGGGTGAAGGTAATAAAATCCTGGCGGAAATCGATGTGTACTGGGTAAAAAAGAGTGGGCTTGATCCGCTGGAATATGTAAAGCAATTCAAGGATCGAATGCCTATAGTCCACCTTAAAGATATGGCAGACAATACAGAGCAGTCATTCACCGAGATAGGAAACGGTATTATTGATTTTGCTCCAATTCTTCGGTGGGGAGAGCAAAATGGAATTGAATGGTTTGCTGTGGAGCAGGATACCTGTCCAGGAAACCCGTTGGAAAGTCTGGCGGTCAGCTTAAATAATCTTAATCGTATCATCGATGGTTTATAAGGGTCAAAACATTAAGATATGAAATCAACAAAATTGAGGTGAACATTTGTGAACAAAAAGTCGTGCTGTGCAGCCTCAAGAACAGGCAGAGCAGGGAGTAGAAGCAGTGAAACAAACATCAGTCATAAAACCGGTATGAGACATACAGAGCATCTTATCAGGCTGGATGGCGGAGAGTTTATGATGGGGACAGACGAAGATGGAAGGTATCCGGGAGACGGAGAAGGTCCTTCAAGGCTGGTCCGTATCAGACCTTTTGCCATCGACAGATATGCAGTTACAAATGCACATTTCCAGGAGTTTATTGAGGAAGCGTCATACGTTACGGATGCGGAGCGTTATGGCTGGTCGTTTGTTTTTCACATGCTTGTATCTGAAGAAGTTAAAGAAAGGGTTATCAACAGTGTTGCACAAACCCCTTGGTGGTTAGTCGTAAACGGGGCGAAATGGGATTGCCCGGAAGGACCGGATTCCACCATTTCCAATCGTATGGATCACCCCGTCATCCATGTTTCCTGGAACGATGCCATCGCATACTGTAACTGGTCAGGCAAGCGGCTTCCTACAGAAGCAGAATGGGAGTATGCTGCAAAAGGAGGTTTGACAGATTCCATGTATCCATGGGGGAATCAACTTCTTGTTGAAGGCGAGCACCATTGTAACATTTGGCAGGGGGATTTTCCTTCCGTGAATACTGGTGAGGACGGGTTTGTGTCCACTGCTCCCGTAAACGCTTTTTTCCCTAATGGATACGGGCTTTACAATACGGTTGGAAACGTATGGGAATGGTGCGGTGACTGGTTTACCAAAAAGCATAAAAAAAAGCCCGTTCATGAAAATCCAAAGGGCCCGGTAAGAGGCTCTTCAAAAGTTATGAAAGGTGGTTCCTACCTTTGCCATGATTCTTACTGTAACCGGTACCGGGTTGCTGCAAGAACCTCAAATACCCCGGATAGTTCAACAGGCAATATCGGTTTTCGATGTGCCGTTGATCTGGAATAGGAAAACAAAGCGACACTTATTACACAGGTGTCGTTTTTTGTATGCGATTAAAAGGGTTTTAGATCTTTTTTCTGATTTTTCGTAAAACTGTATTGTAATCGTTTTCAAAATACATTATAATCAAATCATTGAAACGTTTCAATAGTAAAGATTGTTGTTACGTAACCAGACAAAAGAGGAATGAAGAAAAATTGCCAACGTTAAAAGATGTCGCCAAAAAAGCGAATGTAAGTGTGACAACGGCGTCTTACGCTATTAATGGGAATGAACTTATTCCAAAAGAGACCAGGGATAAAGTACTGACTGCTGCAAAAGAAATAGGATACCGCCCAAACGGAATTGCCAAAAACCTGAAAAAAAGCAAAAGCGAGCTTATTGGCGTCTTTTTGAGCGGATTTAAAGGCCCTTTCTTTAACGAAATGCTGGAAGGGGTTCAGGATGAAGTCGTTAAAA
This DNA window, taken from Alteribacter keqinensis, encodes the following:
- a CDS encoding Gfo/Idh/MocA family protein; the protein is MNKVRLGVIGIGMMGTVYAKMLLNKEIKGAELTAVTDQKEEKRQWAKDAFGEDIDVFDSPESLMKSRKVDGVIIATPHFEHAELAVKAFKMDLHVLCEKPAGVYTKQVREMNEAAAKTKAVFSIMYNQRTNPVYRKVRELVSAGELGEIKRTIWIIDWYRSQSYHDMGSWRGTWAGEGGGVLLNQDPHQLDLWQWITSLTPVRIRAFCGFGKHYNIEVEDEVTAYTEFNNGATGLFVTSTGIAPETNRLEIYADKGKLVVENNQITFYRNRIPERQFNREWRGGFGTPENWKCDIPVHGNESGHKGIIENWVEAILFGIALIAPGVEGINGLMLSNAMHLSEWTDDWVTLPVDEELYLKNLRERMETSVYKKN
- a CDS encoding formylglycine-generating enzyme family protein, whose protein sequence is MNKKSCCAASRTGRAGSRSSETNISHKTGMRHTEHLIRLDGGEFMMGTDEDGRYPGDGEGPSRLVRIRPFAIDRYAVTNAHFQEFIEEASYVTDAERYGWSFVFHMLVSEEVKERVINSVAQTPWWLVVNGAKWDCPEGPDSTISNRMDHPVIHVSWNDAIAYCNWSGKRLPTEAEWEYAAKGGLTDSMYPWGNQLLVEGEHHCNIWQGDFPSVNTGEDGFVSTAPVNAFFPNGYGLYNTVGNVWEWCGDWFTKKHKKKPVHENPKGPVRGSSKVMKGGSYLCHDSYCNRYRVAARTSNTPDSSTGNIGFRCAVDLE
- a CDS encoding sugar phosphate isomerase/epimerase family protein, which codes for MKQNLAAQLFTVRDLLREDYPGVLRELKDMGWPGVQISGLFDYSKEEIAAVLNETGLKTAGLHAGIDRLRNDLQSVVEEADTFQTKDIICPYVPEDLRHEEGYRKLKEDLNAIAGKLEKDGYRISYHNHDFEAQTQVNGKNALDFLLDPGEGNKILAEIDVYWVKKSGLDPLEYVKQFKDRMPIVHLKDMADNTEQSFTEIGNGIIDFAPILRWGEQNGIEWFAVEQDTCPGNPLESLAVSLNNLNRIIDGL